The uncultured Fusobacterium sp. genome has a window encoding:
- the lpxD gene encoding UDP-3-O-(3-hydroxymyristoyl)glucosamine N-acyltransferase, with product MNYKLADLITLLGCEVKGDLSLENISGLAPFFQAQEDSLTFASDEKFLKNLQGTKAKVIIVPDIPLPEDIGKTYLKVKENPRTLMPKLLNFFKRETKPFEKMIEDSSKIGKNVKLAPNVYVGHDVEIGDNVVIYPNVTICEGVKIGEGTIIYSNVSIREFCEIGKNCVFQPGCVIGSDGFGFIKINGNNTKIDQIGHVVIEDNVEIGANTTVDRGTIGNTVIKKYTKIDNLVQIAHNDIIGENCLLVSQVGIAGSVEVGNNTTLAGQTGVAGHLKIGNNVVIAAKSGVTGNVADNQMLSGYPLMDHKEDLKVRVSWKKLPELLKRVRAIEKKLEEK from the coding sequence ATGAACTATAAATTAGCTGATTTAATTACCCTCCTTGGTTGTGAAGTAAAGGGAGATTTAAGTCTAGAAAATATTTCTGGACTTGCTCCCTTTTTTCAAGCACAGGAGGATAGTTTAACATTTGCATCAGATGAAAAATTTTTAAAAAATCTTCAAGGGACAAAGGCAAAAGTTATAATAGTTCCAGATATTCCTTTACCAGAAGATATAGGTAAAACATATTTAAAAGTTAAAGAAAATCCAAGAACATTGATGCCAAAACTTTTAAATTTCTTTAAAAGAGAAACTAAACCTTTTGAAAAGATGATAGAAGATTCAAGTAAGATAGGAAAAAATGTAAAATTAGCTCCAAATGTATATGTAGGACATGATGTAGAGATTGGAGATAATGTAGTTATATATCCAAATGTAACAATATGCGAAGGAGTAAAAATAGGAGAGGGAACAATTATCTATTCAAATGTTTCAATTAGAGAGTTTTGTGAAATAGGTAAAAATTGTGTTTTTCAACCAGGTTGTGTAATAGGTTCAGATGGATTTGGATTTATAAAAATAAATGGAAATAATACTAAGATAGATCAAATAGGGCATGTTGTTATTGAGGATAATGTAGAGATTGGAGCCAATACAACAGTTGATAGGGGAACAATAGGAAATACAGTTATAAAAAAATACACTAAAATAGATAATTTAGTTCAAATAGCTCATAATGATATTATTGGAGAAAACTGCTTACTTGTTTCACAAGTTGGTATAGCTGGAAGTGTAGAAGTAGGAAATAATACAACACTAGCTGGACAAACTGGAGTAGCTGGCCATTTAAAAATTGGAAATAATGTTGTAATAGCAGCTAAATCAGGAGTTACAGGAAATGTAGCAGATAATCAAATGCTTTCAGGATATCCATTAATGGATCATAAAGAAGATCTAAAAGTCAGAGTTTCTTGGAAAAAACTTCCTGAATTATTGAAGAGAGTAAGAGCGATTGAAAAAAAATTAGAAGAAAAATAA
- a CDS encoding OmpH family outer membrane protein, with protein sequence MKKILVPVMALVLSASAFAVKIGYVNSQEAFSKFSQTRVVQENLNKEKTRLENEIKQKEVALQKAQLELQSKGSKVTDKEKKEFENQVKTFQKFIQDSQTKLSKEEFTRFQAIEVTLNKAIDEVAKSGKYDYILEAGAVKFGGENVTTQVITTMEKIKK encoded by the coding sequence ATGAAAAAAATATTAGTACCAGTAATGGCTTTAGTGCTTTCAGCATCAGCATTTGCAGTAAAAATAGGATATGTAAATTCACAAGAGGCATTTTCAAAATTTTCACAAACTAGAGTTGTTCAAGAAAATCTAAATAAAGAAAAAACTAGACTTGAAAATGAGATAAAACAAAAGGAAGTTGCTCTTCAAAAAGCTCAATTAGAACTTCAATCAAAGGGAAGTAAAGTTACAGATAAAGAAAAAAAAGAATTTGAAAATCAAGTAAAAACTTTCCAAAAATTTATTCAAGATTCACAAACTAAATTAAGTAAGGAAGAGTTTACAAGATTCCAAGCTATTGAAGTAACTTTAAATAAAGCTATAGATGAAGTAGCAAAATCAGGAAAATATGATTATATACTTGAGGCTGGAGCAGTTAAATTTGGTGGAGAAAATGTAACAACTCAAGTAATAACAACTATGGAAAAAATAAAGAAATAG
- the serS gene encoding serine--tRNA ligase: MLELKFIRENRELVKEMLANRNSNIDLAEFDKLDEERRAILGEVELLKQKRNTESAEIARLKKEKQDASKIIEEMGKVSAQIKELDAKLAEVDEKLRYFQMTIPNVYQEGTPIGKDEEANVEIRRWGTPREFTFEPKAHWEIGEDLGILDFERGSKLGGSRFVLYRGMGARVERALINFMLDMHTTEHGYTEHITPFLVKREICEGTGQLPKFEEDMYRTSDDMFLISTSEITMTNIHRQEILNEKDLPKYYTAYSPCFRREAGSYGKDVKGIIRVHQFNKVEMVKIATPETSYDELEKMVLNAEEVLQRLELPYRVIQLCSGDLGFSAAKTYDLEVWLPSQNKYREISSCSNCTDFQARRMGLKYRPNGSSKSEFCHTLNGSGLAVGRTLVAIMENYQQEDGSFLIPKALVPYMGGIDVIKK, translated from the coding sequence ATGTTAGAGTTAAAATTTATTCGTGAAAACAGAGAACTTGTAAAGGAGATGCTTGCTAATAGAAATAGTAATATTGACCTTGCAGAGTTTGATAAACTAGATGAAGAAAGAAGAGCAATTCTTGGAGAAGTTGAATTACTAAAACAAAAAAGAAACACAGAATCAGCTGAAATAGCTAGATTAAAAAAAGAAAAACAAGATGCTTCAAAAATAATTGAAGAGATGGGAAAAGTTTCTGCTCAAATAAAAGAATTAGATGCTAAACTTGCAGAAGTAGATGAAAAACTTAGATATTTCCAAATGACAATTCCAAATGTATATCAAGAAGGAACTCCTATTGGAAAAGATGAAGAAGCAAATGTAGAAATCAGAAGATGGGGAACTCCTAGAGAATTCACTTTTGAACCAAAAGCTCACTGGGAAATTGGAGAAGATCTTGGAATACTAGATTTTGAAAGAGGATCTAAATTAGGAGGATCAAGATTTGTTCTTTATAGAGGAATGGGAGCAAGAGTAGAAAGAGCATTAATCAACTTTATGCTAGATATGCACACTACAGAACATGGATACACTGAACATATCACTCCATTCTTAGTAAAAAGAGAAATCTGTGAAGGAACTGGACAACTTCCTAAATTCGAAGAAGATATGTATAGAACATCAGATGATATGTTCCTAATTTCAACTTCTGAAATTACTATGACAAATATCCACAGACAAGAGATCTTAAATGAAAAAGATCTACCTAAATATTATACTGCTTACTCACCTTGTTTCAGAAGAGAAGCTGGATCATATGGAAAAGATGTAAAAGGAATAATTAGAGTTCACCAATTTAACAAAGTAGAAATGGTTAAAATAGCTACTCCAGAAACTTCATATGATGAACTTGAAAAAATGGTTCTAAATGCAGAAGAAGTTCTTCAAAGATTAGAATTACCATATAGAGTTATTCAACTATGTTCAGGAGATTTAGGATTCTCAGCAGCTAAAACTTATGACTTAGAAGTATGGTTACCATCACAAAATAAATATAGAGAGATCTCATCTTGTTCTAACTGTACAGATTTCCAAGCTAGAAGAATGGGACTTAAATATAGACCAAATGGAAGCTCAAAAAGTGAATTCTGCCATACATTAAATGGATCAGGATTAGCAGTAGGAAGAACTTTAGTAGCAATTATGGAAAACTATCAACAAGAAGATGGATCATTCTTAATTCCTAAAGCTCTAGTTCCTTACATGGGTGGAATAGATGTTATTAAAAAGTAG
- a CDS encoding outer membrane protein assembly factor: MRKQLVALMLFLLGLLSFAAESNYSIKKIEVVNNREIPYEIILDVMVSKEGNKFVTENMIEDYKNIKGLEYVADVAVQPVVYDGGIKLIVNVLENRDAKSVLEKSGIIPLSERGKVDTSLLVNSVEFVGNQYVSREELAKLVPIKVGGYFSKNKIIEGHKNLIESGYFRDVIPDVVKSGNGVKIIYSVMENPVLNGVNIIGNTVYSTDELLKVIKTEPGKVFNINTIREDRDRILRKYQDDGYTLTEVADVVINGNLELEIYLSEGKVRDIQFKKMVTKQKGARRKPTDDVLKTKDYVIERELEFSKDEIFNSKKYDESVKNLMRLGHFKNVKYEARPIPGDPDGRTIVLLFDEERTAILQGAISYGSEIGLLGTLSIKDTNWKGKGQELGVTFEKSDEDYSSFSINFYDPWIKDTDRISWGWSIYKNTYEDDDSALFSKIDTIGAKFNIGKGITKNVRLGIGTKLEYVEEEADKDKFKYENGNYYWREGDQSEVKGMDDKYFIWSIFPSITYDTRNHFWNPTAGEYAKLQLEGGYANGYDGDVFGNVTLELRKYHRGFFKNNTFAYKVVGGIMTDTTKEGQRFWVGGGSTLRGYEGGFFKGTQKLVGTIENRTQINDILGFVVFFDAGRAWKYAGRAQDYYHNADFPDKIATTAGVGLRLNTPIGPLRFDFGWPVGDKMDDGMEFYFNMGQSF; this comes from the coding sequence ATGAGAAAACAATTAGTAGCACTGATGCTTTTTCTATTGGGACTTCTAAGTTTTGCTGCTGAATCTAACTACAGCATAAAAAAAATAGAAGTAGTAAACAATAGAGAAATCCCTTATGAAATCATTTTAGATGTTATGGTTTCAAAAGAGGGAAATAAGTTTGTAACAGAAAATATGATTGAAGATTACAAAAACATCAAAGGATTAGAGTATGTTGCAGATGTTGCTGTACAACCAGTAGTATATGATGGTGGTATAAAATTAATAGTAAATGTACTAGAAAACAGAGATGCTAAATCTGTACTTGAAAAAAGTGGAATTATTCCTCTATCTGAAAGAGGAAAAGTAGACACTTCACTACTTGTAAACTCAGTTGAGTTTGTAGGAAATCAATATGTAAGTAGAGAAGAGCTTGCTAAGTTAGTTCCTATTAAAGTAGGAGGATATTTCTCTAAAAATAAGATTATAGAAGGACATAAAAATCTTATTGAAAGTGGATACTTTAGAGATGTAATTCCAGATGTTGTTAAAAGTGGAAATGGAGTAAAAATAATTTACTCTGTTATGGAAAATCCTGTATTAAATGGTGTAAATATTATAGGAAATACTGTTTATTCAACAGATGAACTTTTAAAAGTTATTAAAACTGAACCTGGAAAAGTATTTAATATCAATACTATTAGAGAAGATAGAGATAGAATTTTAAGAAAATATCAAGATGATGGATATACACTTACTGAAGTTGCCGATGTAGTTATCAATGGAAACCTTGAGCTTGAAATATATTTAAGTGAAGGAAAAGTAAGAGATATTCAATTTAAAAAAATGGTAACTAAGCAAAAAGGTGCTAGAAGAAAACCTACAGATGACGTTTTAAAAACAAAAGATTATGTTATTGAAAGAGAGTTAGAGTTCTCAAAAGATGAGATATTTAACTCTAAGAAATATGATGAAAGTGTAAAAAATCTAATGAGATTAGGACACTTTAAAAATGTAAAATATGAAGCAAGACCAATACCTGGAGATCCTGATGGAAGAACAATAGTACTTCTATTTGATGAAGAGAGAACAGCTATACTTCAAGGGGCAATCTCTTATGGATCTGAAATTGGACTTTTAGGAACTCTTTCAATAAAAGATACTAACTGGAAGGGAAAAGGACAAGAATTAGGAGTTACATTTGAAAAATCAGATGAAGATTACAGTAGTTTCTCAATTAACTTCTATGACCCATGGATTAAAGATACAGATAGAATCTCTTGGGGATGGAGTATTTATAAAAATACTTATGAAGATGATGATAGTGCTTTATTTAGTAAAATAGATACTATTGGAGCTAAATTCAACATAGGAAAAGGAATTACTAAAAATGTAAGATTAGGAATTGGAACAAAATTAGAATATGTTGAAGAGGAAGCTGATAAAGATAAATTTAAATATGAAAATGGAAACTACTATTGGAGAGAAGGAGATCAAAGCGAAGTAAAAGGAATGGATGACAAGTACTTTATTTGGAGTATCTTCCCTTCGATTACTTATGATACAAGAAACCATTTCTGGAATCCAACAGCAGGAGAATATGCAAAACTTCAATTAGAAGGTGGATATGCTAATGGATATGATGGAGATGTTTTTGGAAATGTTACTTTAGAACTTAGAAAATATCATAGAGGATTCTTTAAAAACAATACATTTGCCTATAAAGTAGTTGGTGGAATAATGACTGATACTACTAAAGAGGGACAAAGATTCTGGGTTGGTGGAGGAAGTACTCTAAGAGGATATGAAGGAGGATTCTTCAAAGGAACTCAAAAACTTGTTGGTACAATAGAAAATAGAACACAAATTAATGATATATTAGGATTTGTTGTGTTCTTTGATGCAGGAAGAGCTTGGAAATATGCAGGAAGAGCTCAAGATTATTATCATAATGCAGATTTCCCTGATAAAATAGCAACAACAGCTGGGGTAGGTTTAAGACTTAATACACCTATTGGTCCATTAAGATTTGACTTTGGATGGCCAGTAGGAGATAAGATGGATGATGGAATGGAATTCTATTTCAATATGGGACAATCATTCTAA
- the fba gene encoding class II fructose-1,6-bisphosphate aldolase produces the protein MYNYKDLGLSNTKEMFAKANREGYSVPAFNFNNMEMALAIVEACAEMGSPVILQCSKGALGYMGADVVPLLAKAAVDRARNMGSDIPVALHLDHGPDLATVKTCVEAGFSSVMIDGSHYDFAKNIEVSKEVVEYAHSHDVTVEAELGVLAGIEDDVKAESHTYTNPNEVEEFVSKTGVDSLAIAIGTSHGAHKFKPGEDPKLRLDILKEIEVRIPGFPIVLHGSSAVPQQYTNMIKEFGGEVKDAIGIPDEQLRLASKSAVAKINVDTDGRLAFTAAIRRVLGTNPKEFDPRKYLGAAKDEMKAYYKTKILDVFGSEGAYKKGTK, from the coding sequence ATGTACAATTATAAAGATTTAGGACTTTCTAATACTAAAGAAATGTTTGCAAAAGCAAATAGAGAAGGATACTCAGTTCCTGCATTCAACTTTAACAACATGGAAATGGCTCTTGCTATAGTTGAAGCTTGTGCTGAAATGGGTTCACCAGTTATTCTTCAATGTTCAAAAGGAGCTTTAGGATATATGGGAGCAGATGTAGTTCCTCTATTAGCTAAAGCAGCAGTAGATAGAGCAAGAAACATGGGATCAGATATTCCAGTAGCTCTTCACCTTGACCATGGACCAGATTTAGCAACAGTTAAAACTTGTGTAGAAGCTGGATTCTCATCTGTAATGATCGATGGATCTCACTATGATTTTGCAAAAAATATAGAAGTTTCAAAAGAAGTAGTAGAATATGCTCACAGCCATGATGTAACAGTTGAAGCTGAATTAGGAGTTCTAGCAGGTATAGAAGATGACGTTAAAGCTGAATCTCATACTTACACAAACCCTAACGAAGTTGAAGAATTTGTAAGCAAAACAGGAGTTGACTCATTAGCAATAGCTATTGGAACATCTCACGGAGCTCATAAATTTAAACCAGGAGAAGATCCTAAATTAAGACTAGATATCTTAAAAGAAATCGAAGTAAGAATCCCAGGATTCCCAATCGTATTACATGGATCATCAGCTGTTCCTCAACAATATACAAATATGATTAAAGAATTTGGTGGAGAAGTTAAAGATGCTATCGGTATACCAGATGAACAATTAAGACTTGCTTCTAAATCAGCAGTTGCTAAAATTAACGTAGATACAGATGGAAGACTTGCATTTACAGCAGCAATCAGAAGAGTATTAGGAACTAACCCTAAAGAATTCGACCCTAGAAAATATCTTGGAGCTGCAAAAGATGAAATGAAAGCTTACTACAAAACTAAAATACTAGATGTATTTGGATCTGAAGGAGCTTATAAAAAAGGAACTAAATAG
- a CDS encoding TIGR03936 family radical SAM-associated protein, whose translation MKKRVYFDKFGEMKFISHLDLLRFFDRLLKKSQIPVKYSQGFHPRPKMSFGSPISLGTEAYNELMDFELETPMSNEEVFDRLNSSNVVGFRVNKVEDVIGKASIMEEYTIMVYEIESEEEIITKLETLLNQEEIVEVKEKKGKVTTRNLKERIKSFRREGNMIEMEIINTSPNSYLDLAGIEQQDVKIKRLGYKINN comes from the coding sequence ATGAAAAAAAGAGTGTATTTTGATAAGTTTGGAGAGATGAAATTTATCTCCCACTTAGATTTACTGAGATTTTTTGATAGATTATTAAAAAAATCACAAATTCCAGTAAAGTATAGTCAAGGATTCCACCCAAGACCAAAGATGTCCTTTGGTAGTCCTATATCCTTGGGAACAGAGGCATATAATGAACTTATGGACTTTGAATTAGAGACACCTATGTCAAATGAAGAGGTTTTTGATAGATTAAACAGTAGCAATGTTGTTGGATTTAGAGTAAATAAAGTAGAAGATGTAATAGGAAAAGCTTCAATAATGGAAGAGTATACTATTATGGTTTATGAGATTGAAAGTGAAGAGGAGATAATTACAAAATTAGAAACTCTTTTAAATCAAGAAGAGATTGTAGAAGTTAAAGAGAAAAAAGGAAAAGTTACTACTAGAAATCTAAAAGAGAGAATAAAATCTTTTAGAAGAGAGGGTAACATGATAGAAATGGAGATAATAAATACATCTCCAAATTCATATCTTGATTTAGCTGGAATAGAGCAACAGGATGTAAAAATTAAAAGATTAGGGTATAAAATAAATAATTAA